Proteins from a genomic interval of Anolis sagrei isolate rAnoSag1 chromosome 1, rAnoSag1.mat, whole genome shotgun sequence:
- the LOC137097008 gene encoding uncharacterized protein PF3D7_1120000-like, producing MTTPKNKGEKTGNTEKVVEQPEQRRGSVSGNPTGKEILKEVQKILEQQEAYQEKQDAYQKVAEEQRKRLKNDLTEELAKMRKEITNELGEMKKEMDAMRQDMRKNQTDVAKLEEAQETINRKLEDIELREEQIETKLDQAEQKELEYYLRFRNIQEEAQENLRQIIVSITAELLEIAEEDAETNIDRTYRITTGYAKKYKVERDVIVQFGRKHIRDEILKRSSKNPPYFKNKKVTILKEHTQSTIQRRRKYKELTDELKRQNIRFRWERGEGLMATYKNERTWITSEEKAKDFLRTIRMNKEGKEYHHVPGVQTKRSRTESPEKAEEASNTLIPSLERIPEKQEEHGENNQML from the coding sequence ATGACAACGCCCAAGAATAAAGGAGAAAAAACAGGAAATACAGAAAAGGTGGTGGAACAACCAGAACAAAGGAGAGGTTCAGTATCAGGGAACCCAACAGGAAAGGAAATATTAAAGGaagtacagaaaatactggaacaacAAGAAGCGTACCAAGAGAAGCAAGATGCTTACCAAAAAGTAGCAGAAGAACAAAGAAAGAGACTCAAAAATGACCTGACTGAAGAACTAGCAAAAATGAGGAAAGAAATTACCAACGAACTgggagaaatgaaaaaagaaatggatgcgATGAGACAAGACATGAGGAAAAACCAAACGGATGTAGCCAAACTAGAAGAAGCACAAGAAACAATCAATCGAAAGCTAGAAGATATAGAATTAAGAGAAGAACAAATAGAAACGAAACTGGATCAGGCTGAACAAAAAGAATTGGAGTACTATTTAAGATTCCGAAACATACAAGAAGAAGCACAAGAAAATCTAAGGCAAATAATAGTGTCAATAACAGCAGAATTGCTGGAAATTGCTGAAGAGGACGCAGAAACAAATATTGATAGAACATATCGAATAACGACTGGGTACGCCAAAAAATATAAAGTAGAAAGAGATGTGATAGTGCAATTTGGAAGAAAACACATACGTGATGAAATTCTTAAGCGAAGTTCAAAAAACCCACCATACTTCAAAAACAAAAAGGTTACTATTCTGAAAGAACACACTCAATCGACaatccaaagaagaagaaaatacaagGAATTGACTGACGAGCTCAAACGGCAAAATATCAGGTTCAgatgggagagaggagagggcttAATGGCGACCTACAAGAACGAGAGGACCTGGATAACATCGGAGGAGAAAGCAAAAGATTTCCTAAGAACAATCAGAATGAATAAGGAGGGAAAAGAATACCATCATGTCCCTGGTGTACAAACCAAAAGGAGTCGAACGGAATCGCCGGAAAAAGCAGAGGAGGCATCAAATACTCTAATACCGAGTCtcgaaaggatcccagaaaaacAGGAAGAGCATGGAGAGAACAATCAAATGCTATAA